GATAGTCTCTTAAATTATAGTAAGCAACCCCCCGATTATTATAGGTATCAGCATAGTTCGGATTTAGTTGTATCCCTTTGCTATAATCAACAACAGCATCATAAAACATCTGTAAACTAGCATAA
The nucleotide sequence above comes from Gloeocapsa sp. DLM2.Bin57. Encoded proteins:
- a CDS encoding tetratricopeptide repeat protein, with protein sequence YASLQMFYDAVVDYSKGIQLNPNYADTYNNRGVAYYNLRDYQKAIADYEQAIRLNPNHPLARTNLENLRQELGR